Below is a window of Ciceribacter thiooxidans DNA.
ACTGCTGAGCATTGCGCGGCATGTGTTCAATGTCGCCCGCATCGCCTCCTGCGCCGCCGGCGGGCTCGAGACAGTGGGGATTTCCTGCGTTGTTGCCGGTGTCGACTACATCCTTTCGCTCTTCGACGTCTCGCCGAGTGAGTATCTTCTGTCACATCTGCTCGGCTCCTGTGTCGCGCAGGACCTGATCAAGGAATTCATCCTCGGTCGGGCGATCATCCAGAACCTGCCGAAGGAGATCGCCGAGACGATCCGTAAGCACGTCAAGGAACTCCTGCCGCCAGAGGTCCAACCTCTGCTTTGCGATCATATCGGCGATGCGCCAGATCTGCCTGATGCGACCGAGGTTCCATGCGAGGACATCGAGAATCCGGGCAGCGGACGCGGCGGCAGCGATCTGTCCAAGCCGCCGCCGGACTTCCCGCCCGGCATGAACGAGCGCCGCGCGACCGAGAAGGAAATCCGCGATCACGGCCGTCTGGGTGGCGGGGTTGTCGACAGCTCCGGCAAGGTCGACCGCAGCAAGCTGCCGGAAGAGTTCCGCAAGCTGCTCGAACCCGAAGCGCCTCCGCCTCCAGGCACCCCCGAAGTCTGGGATCCGCCTGCCAACACCAGTCCGCCGACGGCTAGAACCAGCCCACCGGCTGGCAAGCAAGCTACTCCCGATGCGGCGCCCCACGACCAGGAGAAGGACAAACCGGCGGACAAGGCGCCAGGGCAAGCGCCGGGGAGCGGATCGACCGGCGGAAGCGGAGCTCAGGGCGGGTCCGGCGGGCAGTCGGACCAGTCCATCCGCCGTGGGAAGATCGACGGTCCGACCGATATGGTAACGGCCTATCACACCATCCTGCCTGGACCTAGCGGTGGATTCGCGCCAGGGCGGGGCAATGCCAAGACCCTGTTTAGCGTCTACCTCTACGTCCAGCTGTCGGACATGCGGACCTTCGGGCCACTGCCGATCCGGATCAAGGTCATCGAGGTGGGGCGTCTCAAATCGGGCGACTGGATCAAATACCTGCCGGACGGCCCCTATGTCCTGACGAAGAACGGTCAGGAAATCGAGATCGACCCGGCGGGCCACGATTGGATCATTGCAAAGCTGAGTGCTGACCGATGAGAAGGATCCCAAAAATGCATCTCTGTGATTTCACGGCCGGCGTGCCGGATCGGAGCCAGCGATGACCGGTCTCACCATCTCCCCGCAGGTCCAGAAGGGCGCGCTCGTCGGGCTCGACCTCTTCAATCCGCTCTCGTCGGTGGCGATCTTCCAGTACAACCCCGACCAGATCACCCGGTCGATCGCGCCGAACTATAGCCAGGCTGGTGGCGGCAAGGCCGAGCCGTTGCGCTTGGCCGGACCTCCCGCCGAGACGATAAGCGCGAATCTCAAAATGGACCTGATCGACCAAATGGAAGAGGGCGAAAACGGACCGCTAGGCGGCGGCATTTCGGGTTACCTCGCGGCGCTCGAGATGATGGTCTACCCCAAGACCATCGCCGTCGCGATCAACCAGGCGCTGATGCTGGCGGGAACCATGGAGGTGGTACCGCCCGCCGCGCCGCTGACGCTCTTCATATACGGCTGGAAGCGGGTGGTGCCGGTCAAGATCGAAAGCCTGTCGATCACCGAGACCGCACACGACCCGGCGCTGAACCCGATCCGCGCCGATGTCGCGATCTCGATGAAGGTGCTGACCTACAACGATCTGTCGATGACCAATCCCGGCTATTGGGCCTTCCTGACCCATCAGGTCGTCAAGGAGACGCTCGCCACGGTCGCGAGCGTCAACAACATCGCCGATGTGGCGGGCAATCTGGATTTCTGAGAGGACGCGATGATCACAGCAACGAGCCGATATGCCACTGCCACCGAAACCGAGTTCACCCGGCCCGACGGCAGCAAGGTGCGCCACATCGTGCCGCCGATCCTGCCCCACCCCGAAGAGCACACCGTGGCGCGCCAGCATCGCGTCACCGACAGCGATCGCGCCGACATCGTTGCCGCGCAGACCTATGGCCAGGCGACCGCCTGGTGGATGATCGCCAATGCCAATTCCGCCGCGCATCCCGACCAGCTGACCGAGGTGCCCGGCTCCCCGCTGGCGATTCCTATGCCCGATGCGAGGGGAGGCAGGATCACGTGAGCGCCTTCGGCAACATCCTCGGCATTCGCGCCACGCTGCTTCTAGGCAGGGAGGCCGTCGTGCTGCCTGCGCCGCACGAGGCGATGGAGGCGATCGAAGAGATCGAGGTGCGCCAGGCGATGAAGAAGGACTCGGGCTTCAAGATCACGCTGCTGGCTGGGCGAGAGGGTCCGCTTGGCGCATTTGGTCCGCCGTTCGTCAATGATCCACGATTCCAGCGCGGGGCGCGGGTGGTGGTCGTCGTCTGGAACGGGGTGATGCCGACGCCGATCTTCGATGGTGTGGTGACCAAGACCCAGTACATACCCGGCGAAGGTTCGAATGAAGGCAAATACCTGATGTTGGGCCGCGACCTGACCTTCGTCATGGACCGCGAGCAGAAGCGCGCCCAGCACCCGGCTCAGGACGAAACCGTCATTATGAATGCCATGGCGCTGAAATACGCCACCTATGGCGTGATCCCGGTGATCATGCCGCCTTCGGTGATCGATCCGCCAATTCCGGTCGATCGCACGCCGCAGCAGACCTGTACGGACCTTGCCTATGCCAAGAAGATGGCCAAGCGCCACGGCTACCAGGTGTTCATCGATCCCGGTCCGGCGCCGGGGATCAGCCAGCTCTATTTCGGCCCGGTGCCGCGCCCGGGCCTGCCGCAGAAGCCGATCTCGGTCAACCTGGGACCGATGTCGGATGCCTACGACGTCACGATCAACCACGACGGCGAGACCCTGACGGCCGCGCGCGCCAAGGTGCATGACCGTTCCACCGGGCAGGTGGTTCCGCTGGAAATCCCCACCTCGACCAATACGCCGATGTCGGCTCTGTCGGATGCATTGACGCAGATCGGCAATACCAAGACGAAGGAAATCGAAACCTCAGGCCTGAACACCGCGCAGGTGCTTGCGCGCCTGATGGCCGAGGTGAACGAACCGGCCGAAAGGGTGCTGGAGGTAACCGGCACCATCGACAATACGCGCTACAACGCGGTGCTCAAACCATACTACGCGGTCCCCATCCGCGGACTGGGGATGATCTACAACGGAACCTATACGGTGGCCGAAGTCAGACACGTCCTCAAGCCCGGCTCCTACACCCAAACGTTCGCGCTTCAGCGCGACGGGCTCTACCCGATCCTGCCCGCGGTTGCACCGGAGGTATCGCCGTTATGAGCTGCGAGGACGAAAAATTCTTCGGCAAGTACCGCGGCAAGGTTGAACTCAACATCGACCCGCTGGGCCTCGGTCGGGTGCAGGTCAGCGTGGCGGACGTTATGGGCGATGGCACGCTTGCCTGGGCCATGCCCTGTCTGCCAGGAGCCGGGCCGGGCATAGGTTTCTTTGCCATCCCACCGTCGGGCGCCAATGTCTGGGTCGAGTTCGAACGCGGCGATCCGGACTATCCGATCTGGTCGGGCGGGTTCTGGGACGCCGGAGACACGCCGGCCGCGATGGGGCCGACGCAGGCGCTGACGCGGATCTGGGCGGGTGACAACTTCAAGCTCGAGGTGCTCGACGCGCCGGGCATGGGGGAACTCACGCTCAGCGTGACCACGGCCATGGGCGAGGCCGTACTGAAGGCTGGGGCAGACGCCATGGAGCTGAGCTTTTCCGGATCGACGGTCAAGCTTGGTCCCGATGGGGTCACGATCAACAACGGAAATCTGAAGGTGCTGCCATGACCACGCCGATCGTCACGCAGGGAACCGTCGCCACCTGCCCGCATTCCATTCCGATCACGATCGCGGCGACGGGCGCGAAACTCCTCATCGATGGCACGGCCGCAGCTCTTCTCGGCGACAAAGGCACGATCGCAGGCTGCCCGTTCACCACGCCCGAACCCAAGCCGCAGCCCTGTCTGATCGCAGAGTTCACCAAGGCTGCCAGCAAGGTGCAGTCGGCCGGCAAGCCGGTCCTGTTACTCAACCCCGGCGACCTGTGCAAGTCCGGCCAGATCCCCAACGGTCCGGTGGTCTGGTCCTCGCCGCAAACCAAGGTTCTGGCGATATGACCTGGTTTTCGTTCCCCTACCGGACCTCGGCAGCCGGAACCACGGCCGAGGCCGACCGCGACCAGCAGATCCGCGACATGATCGAGCAGGTGCTCTTTACGCGTCGTGGCGAGCGCCTCAATCGGCCTGAATTCGGGGCCGGGCTGCACGAAATGGTGTTTTCGGAGAACACGCCCGAGATTGCGGCGGCAGTCCAGCACATGGTTCAGGGTGCGCTCCAGCAATGGCTGGTCGAGGTGATCGAGCTGCGCGGCGTGCGGGTTGAGGCGGTGGACAGCCAGTTGCGGGTCACGGTGGTCTACAGCCGGCTCGGCGACGACGAGCTCCGCCGCGCCGTGGTGGAGGGCGCGATATGACGAAGTGCAGGTGTCATTGCGGCACGTCGCTGCGCCGGCAAAGGGTTCTGGACAGCAACGCCGACATGGGGGGCGGGCTTGAGATCAACGGCATCGACTTCGTCGAGGTCCTGGACAGCGACGCACCGGCGGGCATGGCGCAGAAGCTGCTTGATGTCGCCTTCCTCAAGCCCGACGGGGTCGCGGCCCTGAACGAGGACAACTTCGCCGTCACCGGCGGAACGCGGATCAAGAGCATCAAGGTCGTGTCGCTGGCGCTGCAGCCGGACGGGTCGACCCAGCGGTTGGTGTTGGACCAGGCCGGGGATTTCTCGCCATATGTGCTGTCGCTGCGACAAGGGCCGCTAAACGCCGCACCGCCCGCCAATATGGATCGCCAGTTGGCGAGCGTCAGCTTCTCCTTCAAGGTTGAATGCCCCTCGGATTTCGATTGCGTCGACCCCGAAATGCCCGTTCCCGTGCGTCCTCAGGGGCCGCCGACGGACTACCTGACCCGCGATTTCTCTGGCTTCCGCACGATGATGCTGGATCGCATGTCCGCCACCATGGCCGACTGGACTGAGCGCAACCCGGCGGACCTGGGCGTGACCCTGGTCGAGGTGCTGGCCGATGCTGCCGACAAGGCGAGCTGGTTTCAGGACGCCATAGGCACTGAGGCGTTCTTCGAGCGCACGCGCTTTCGACAGTCGCTTGTGCGCCACGCGCGGCTGCTTGGCTATCGCCCGGGCGAGGGGTGCAATGCCAGGACGGCCGTCGCGGTGACGGCGGATGTCGACCGGGATGGCGCGCCGGACGTAATTGCGCGCGGCACGCGGTTCTTGACCCGCCCCGAATCCCGGGGGCAGGAGTGGTCGAACGTGCTGACGCCGGACGCCGAGCTGTTCGAAGACATGGTCCGCCGAGGGGCGGTGGTATTCGAGGCGTTGGAGCCGCTGAAGTCCCTGCGCGTTGCCCGCAACGGTGCGGGGTTCCACGATTGGGGCGACGAGGGTTGCTGTCTCACCAAGGGCGCAACCTCGGCCTTCCTGACGAGGGGCCCCGGTGACCTCGACCTGGCGGGCGGCGATCTTCTGGTGCTGGAGGAGCGCATTCCCTTTGGCGGCAGCGCCGAGGATCCGCCTGATCCGACCCACCGTCAGGTCGTGCGCCTGTCGCAAGACCCCACGCCGGCAAGCGACCCGATCTTCGGCATCGCCCTGACGGAAGTGCGCTGGTTTGCCGAGGATGCGTTGAGGTTCGCTCTGCCCATCGGCACACTCAATGGCGCACCGATGTCGGTGGCGCGTGGCAATGTTCTGCTCGTCGACGAAGGCCGTACCGTCGATCACGGTGACCCCGCGCCCGAGGACGAGATCCTCCTGGAGACTCTCTCCGAGGGCGGCCTCCTGCCGGATGACGGACCGGGCCAGGTGTTATGCTACCGGCTGGCTGCCGAAGAGGTGGTGCGGGCGCCGCCTTTTGATCCGGAGGGCGCGCGAAGCGCCTCAGCTGTTGCTTCGCTGTCACCGGTGGCCGAACCGGTTGCTCAGGTCGCCCTCGTTGGAGATGGCGAGATCTGGACGACAGTGCCTGACCTGCTGGCGTCGGAGCGCTTTGCACCGCATGTGACGGTCGAGCCGGGCACCGCGCAAGGGTCCGCCTATGTGCGCTTCGGCGACGGGGTGCTGGGCCGCCACCCCACCGACGGTGCCACGTTCGTCGCGCGCATCCGTCACGGCGGCGGCTTGCGCGGCAACATCGGTGCCGGCGCGATTGCCCATGTAGTGACGGGCGACGGCAGCGGCATCTTCGCGCTGGACAACCCTGTCCCCGCGACTGGCGGCGCGGTGCCGGAACCGCGCACCGCCGTGCATGTGGCCGCGCCACAGGCCTTTCGCATATCGCGCCGCGCGGTCACCGCCGCCGACTACGCCGAGGTTGCCGCCCGCCATCCGAGCGTCGCTCGGGCCTTCGGCCGTCGTCGTTGGACCGGCAGCTGGCACACGGTCACGCTGGCGCTCGACCTCGTCGGCGGTGGCGAGGTGGATGTCGCAGTCGAGGCCGAGTTGCGCGCCTTCATTGAAGATCATCGGCTGGCGGGCCACGATCTGGAGTTCGTCTCGCCGGTTTTCGTGCCGCTCGACATCATCCTCTTTGTCTGCGCCGCGCCCGATGCCTATGCGTCAGACATCAACCGCGACCTTCTGGCGCTTTTTTCTGACCGCGATCTGCCGGATGGGACGCGCGGGCTCTTTCAT
It encodes the following:
- a CDS encoding phage baseplate assembly protein V, with protein sequence MSCEDEKFFGKYRGKVELNIDPLGLGRVQVSVADVMGDGTLAWAMPCLPGAGPGIGFFAIPPSGANVWVEFERGDPDYPIWSGGFWDAGDTPAAMGPTQALTRIWAGDNFKLEVLDAPGMGELTLSVTTAMGEAVLKAGADAMELSFSGSTVKLGPDGVTINNGNLKVLP
- a CDS encoding GPW/gp25 family protein → MTWFSFPYRTSAAGTTAEADRDQQIRDMIEQVLFTRRGERLNRPEFGAGLHEMVFSENTPEIAAAVQHMVQGALQQWLVEVIELRGVRVEAVDSQLRVTVVYSRLGDDELRRAVVEGAI
- a CDS encoding putative baseplate assembly protein, with protein sequence MTKCRCHCGTSLRRQRVLDSNADMGGGLEINGIDFVEVLDSDAPAGMAQKLLDVAFLKPDGVAALNEDNFAVTGGTRIKSIKVVSLALQPDGSTQRLVLDQAGDFSPYVLSLRQGPLNAAPPANMDRQLASVSFSFKVECPSDFDCVDPEMPVPVRPQGPPTDYLTRDFSGFRTMMLDRMSATMADWTERNPADLGVTLVEVLADAADKASWFQDAIGTEAFFERTRFRQSLVRHARLLGYRPGEGCNARTAVAVTADVDRDGAPDVIARGTRFLTRPESRGQEWSNVLTPDAELFEDMVRRGAVVFEALEPLKSLRVARNGAGFHDWGDEGCCLTKGATSAFLTRGPGDLDLAGGDLLVLEERIPFGGSAEDPPDPTHRQVVRLSQDPTPASDPIFGIALTEVRWFAEDALRFALPIGTLNGAPMSVARGNVLLVDEGRTVDHGDPAPEDEILLETLSEGGLLPDDGPGQVLCYRLAAEEVVRAPPFDPEGARSASAVASLSPVAEPVAQVALVGDGEIWTTVPDLLASERFAPHVTVEPGTAQGSAYVRFGDGVLGRHPTDGATFVARIRHGGGLRGNIGAGAIAHVVTGDGSGIFALDNPVPATGGAVPEPRTAVHVAAPQAFRISRRAVTAADYAEVAARHPSVARAFGRRRWTGSWHTVTLALDLVGGGEVDVAVEAELRAFIEDHRLAGHDLEFVSPVFVPLDIILFVCAAPDAYASDINRDLLALFSDRDLPDGTRGLFHPDVLAFGADVALSPMIARAMRVDGVSWIGTTDENNVPVGRFARMDQPGVDYANEAILPIASAEIARLDNDPSRPENGRVRFIVEGGR